AGAGCAATATCATTTAAATCCACACCATTGATCGCTACTGTTCCTTTGAAACTTGGATACTCTCTCAACAGCTGACGAAGCAGTGTCGTTTTCCCTGCACCGGTTTTTCCAACAATCCCTATGGTCTGCCCCTGTTTAACGGTGAGATTCACATTTCTAAGTGCACACCCTTCAGCTTCCGGGTATTTAAAGGTTACATTATTGAATTCAATCCACTTTGGATGTTCTACGGATTTTGGAGCTTTTGGCGCTAAAATGTCAGGCTGCTCCTCTAATGTTTCATTTACTCGATCAAGCGAAGCATTTCCCCGCTGCAAAACATTGATCAGTTCACCGACCGCAAACATAGGCCATATCAGCATACCTAAATAAACATTGAAAGACACGAGCTCACCTAATGTAATTACATTTTGGAAGACTAGTGATGTGCCGTACCCGAGGCCGATCGTATAAGAAATCCCGACCAGGATCGTAATCGTCGGTTCAAATAAGGCATCCACTTTTGCGACCTTTACGTTTTTGTTGTAGACATCGTGAGTCATACGATTAAAAGCCTTTTCGTCATGGGCTTCCTGCACATATGCCCGAATGACCCGGACACCCCGCACCGATTCAAGAACGTTGTTGTTGAGTTCGCCAAATGAGTGCTGGGCTTCCATAAAACGTGTGTGAATGACTTTTCCATACCGGTTCATCACATAAGCCATAATCGGCAGAGGCAAAAGAGCTGCCAAGGTCAATTTAAAGCTGATAGTAAATCCCATCATTGCAATAATCATAATCATAAAAACCGTAGAATCCACTAAAGTCAGAATTCCAAAACCTGCCGTCATCGTAAGTGCCTTGAGGTCATTGGTACTGCGGGCCATCAAGTCCCCGGTTTTATTACGGTTAAAAAATCCCGGAGTCATTTTTAAAAAGTGGTTCATTAAGTTCGACCGCATCCGCCGCTCCAGCGTCGCTGCCCCGCTGAATAAGGTGTAATCCCATAAGTAAGACAGCGTATAGCTCAACACAATAATTCCTCCGTATATAAGGAGGATTTCTCCAAGCCGTTCTATTGTTATTGTATTGTACTGAATCTCATCAATCGCCATACCTACCAGTTTAGGAGGTATTAAATCAATTGCACTCACGATAATGAGCGCCACTATCGCAAAGGTATAACTTTTCCAATATTCCTTGAAAAA
This window of the Halobacillus sp. Marseille-Q1614 genome carries:
- a CDS encoding ABC transporter ATP-binding protein, whose amino-acid sequence is MFSVLWKLNWFFKEYWKSYTFAIVALIIVSAIDLIPPKLVGMAIDEIQYNTITIERLGEILLIYGGIIVLSYTLSYLWDYTLFSGAATLERRMRSNLMNHFLKMTPGFFNRNKTGDLMARSTNDLKALTMTAGFGILTLVDSTVFMIMIIAMMGFTISFKLTLAALLPLPIMAYVMNRYGKVIHTRFMEAQHSFGELNNNVLESVRGVRVIRAYVQEAHDEKAFNRMTHDVYNKNVKVAKVDALFEPTITILVGISYTIGLGYGTSLVFQNVITLGELVSFNVYLGMLIWPMFAVGELINVLQRGNASLDRVNETLEEQPDILAPKAPKSVEHPKWIEFNNVTFKYPEAEGCALRNVNLTVKQGQTIGIVGKTGAGKTTLLRQLLREYPSFKGTVAINGVDLNDIALEDSRSWIGYVPQDQVLFSKTIRENIQFGKNQASDEEIYRVMELAHFLEDIKNLPRGLDTLVGESGVTLSGGQKQRVAIARAFIMNPKILLLDDAMSAVDGKTEANILDHLRKERKGKTTFIAAHRLSAVTHADHIIVLDQGRIIQEGTHEELIKKKGWYKEQYEHQQLETKEVEE